A segment of the Deltaproteobacteria bacterium genome:
TTTCATCAGGAAAGTGCACAACCGGCGCACCCTCATACGGCCCCGGATCATTGTCTGCGTTCCTTCCGGGATCACGCAGGTGGAAAAGAGGGCAGTACGCGAGTCAGCAGAGTCGGCCGGAGCGCGCGAGGTGTTTCTCATCGAGGAGCCTATGGCTGCAGCCATTGGCGCAGGCTTGCCCATCACCGAGCCCACCAGCAACATGGTGGTGGATATCGGCGGCGGCACCACTGAAGTGGCAGTAATCTCCCTGGCAGGCATCGTCTACAGCAAATCGGTGAAGGTCGGCGGCGACAAGATGGATGAGGCAATAACGCACTACATCAAAAACAAGTATAATCTGTTGATTGGTGAACGCACTGCCGAACTGATAAAAACAACCATTGGCAATGCCTTCCCGAACAACGAAGTGGAGCATATGCAAATAAAGGGCAGAGATCTCACTACAGGCATTCCCAAGATCACCCGCATCGATTCTGATGAGGTGCGTGAGTCAATCAGCGAACAGGTAAAGGCTATTGTGGACACAGTGAAAATTGCTCTCGAACAGACCCCTCCAGAACTGGCTGCCGATGTAATGGACAACGGCATTGTACTTACAGGGGGAGGTGCCTTACTCAAGAATATGGACAAGCTTCTTCGGGAACAAACGGGCCTGCCCATTACCATAACTGAAGATCCTCTCTCGACTGTGGTGCTTGGTTCAGGACTTGCCCTGGACAACATCGACACCTTGAGAGACGTGATGATTTGATCATCCTTTTCTGCCATTTGCCAAATCTGGCAATCTTCTTTGCCATTCGTTAATTAGGCTGCCCGAGCTCGTGAGTCTAGACTGGATCGTCTGCAGGCTATTCTGCCGCTAGTCAAAGTTCCCTCCCACGCAAGTCCTTTCAGGTTTTCTCGCATCCCGTTGATATCTGACTTGCTATACTCCGACACATTAGCACTTGCTAGCACGGCACATCCCGGTTACTATTAAATAAACCTTTGATTGAGGACCTTAAAATGGACAATCGCAACAGGATCAAGATTACTCGCAAGCCTTACCACAAACCCTCCAAAGTCGGTTGGTGGCGCCGGTTTCTCGAGCGCCTGGCCAGAGGAAGTCAGCAGCTGCCCAAATCTCTCTGCAGCGCCTGAAACATCGACAGGAGCGGCACCGGAGGTGCCGAAGGCAAGTAGCACTCCTCTCTTTTTGTACTGCCCGCCTATGGAGCCACGATCCCCAAGAACAAGCCAATGTCTGCCCCAACTCAGGCCATCTCTACAGCCGGCGCACCACATTCAGCACAAAAAAATTTATACCTCACATCTCCGGTATATAAATCGAGCGGCTCGCCAGCCAATCTGCCATGTTCATCTACTATCTCCACATTCACCTTTTTTCCGGCACTGTCGTATGACTCCCTGATAAATCTCCTGTGCGTGATGTGCTCGGGGCATCTCAGTTTCATGGTACTTGCTGCCTCCACCAGGTAGACATACTGCCCATATGCCATGGCAATGCAAATCTTGTGGTCTGTCAAGTCCTGTTGAGTCGGCGTAGCCTTTTGTCCAGTGGCACTAATGTTGCATAACTACGCAACGTACTTACAGTTTTGCACAAGAGGCACGACTCCATGTCTGATAATCTCTGGGCAATAGAGACGCTGTTTGAACGCAGGGACGACCCGCGTTATGCTGATGGCTACGCTTATTTCTGTCGAAGCTGCGGCATAGAGTGCAATGTAGGTGAAGTGCCATTTGGCTGTCAGGGCGGCAAGATATTGCCAATTTATATCAGATGCCGCTATGGCTGCGGCCGTTCCTGGCATCTGGAAATTACCCCAGAGCAGGAAGAGAAAGTGGTAACTCATTGAAGCTCTACCCCGGGTTAGCCACGCCGCTCAATAGAGGCACGCCTGGGAAGTACAATCAGGGGCTCCATATGGACTGCTCCGAACCGCTTGACATCGAGGGCATTCGCATCAGGATTCGCTTCCAAAAAGACACCATGGAATTGTTCACTATTCCTGTTCCTTCCTACCAGCAGGAATTTGCTTTTGAAAACCCGACCTCTGTAAGAATCCTGGACAATCCCTTGCAAGATAACTTGCGAAACTATGTAGCCTGGGGTCGATTCTAGTCCCTCTAGATTCCATCTCGCCAAAAACTGTAGTCGTCAAGACCATCTGGTGTCAGATCGGCACGCCCTTGTTGAGTTCGAAGACATCGCCCTCTTGCAGGTCCGCTGGATAGACAAATTCCTCGAAGGCAACTTCTCTTCCGCTGCAATCCAGCAGCCTCACCGTGTAGCCCTCCAGGGGTGCCAACCAGAAAATAGAAAACCTGGCTTCATGTTCACTGATTACCACTCTGGTGTATTCTTCGTCTGCTGCACTCAGACTGCCGCTGCGGTCAGTATCGGCAATCACAGATGCAGTAATCTCCGAACAGCCCAGTTCGTCAAAGGTGAAAGAAGAAACCTCGCCTCTAATAATTGCTGCCTTCTCTGTCTGGTTGACATGAAAAACCGGCTGCAGCTCATAGACAGCATGGCCCACTCTGTGGACAACTTGCAAAGATTCGCTCAAAACCAGATCAACAGTGAGGTCCAGGGTCTCAGCCGGTTGCAACTCAAAATAGTATTCTAGAATCTGCTCTCTTTCTCCAGGAGGTATTTCTACCTGATGGGCGACTCCGTTCACCACAATGCTGGCTTGACTCAACAATATACGGAGATGAGTATAACTTCCTGCTGCAAGATCCCCGGCAGGCACCATTGTTGCCGCTCTTCCCGTGTTCAACTCCAGCATGTCAACCACGTAAGGGGACTCTATCATAGGCAACAGCCGCCATTGCCCCCCCTCTTCGAGAACCTTCACCCCCTCGAAAGCTACAAAAAGTTGCTCACTTGCCTGTGGCAGTAGTGGAGCTGCATCAGTGACTCTCACTGCCACTGTACCCCCTCTTTCCTCATTGAAACTGGCATGAAATTCTGCCTGCGTATTCCCAGAGCAACTGACAAACAGGGGAAATGTCAATAAAAGAAAGGAAAAAAGCATCCTGTATTTCATGGACAACCTTATTTTTGCTTCCGCCATCGAGCTGTCGGCCTTCACAGACGGCCGCTCCCACCCCGAGATGATGCCCGCCGCTGGCACTGCAGGTGCAGGCAGCTCCATCATGGCACAGGGCAGCAAGAGCGTGGCATCACTGCGGAGTTCCGCACCTGGACTGATTCTCTGTCCAGGCTCGAGGTCCAGTTTATTATGTTTCTGCGCGCCTATATTTACGCCTGGATTTTGTATTATACCTTTAATACCTGAAGACGACGATCGCTTTTTGGCGCCACTGTCTGTTGACAACTGCTATGAATCTGGGTTATGTGAGCGCCTATCCGGGTTCCGGCTGAGGTCCATCCTGGTCGAAAACAGTGTGTACCCCGGAGACAACAACCTCTGCTCCATGGATTCCGGGGTAGAAGTTAGAAAGGCGACTTTCATGAGCAGCAGATTTGCTTTCAAGAATCTCTCGGCTGGCGAACTCAAGAAGTACATTGAAACAAAAAAGGAAGGCGACTACCTCATTATCGACGTCAGGCAGCCCTGGGAATATGAGGATGGCCACATAGCTGGTGCCAGACTGATGCCGCTCATGGATCTCGAGAGCAATATCTTTGATTTGCCCCCTGACCAGGACATTGTCTTCTATTGTCGCAGCGGCAGTCGATCACGGGCTGCAGCCACCCTGGCTGGTGAACTCGAACTTTCCAGCAAGAACCTTTATAGTCTCGAAGGTGGCATTCTTGCATGGCAAGACAGGGTTGTCCCAGATATGCCCAAAATTCAATTGTTGGACAAGAGCAGGCCTCTCACAGAACTCCTTTTCACATCCATGGATCTGGAAAAGGGCGCTTACCGTTTCTACCGTCACATTCTCCGCAAGTTCTCTTCAGAATC
Coding sequences within it:
- a CDS encoding sulfurtransferase, with product MSSRFAFKNLSAGELKKYIETKKEGDYLIIDVRQPWEYEDGHIAGARLMPLMDLESNIFDLPPDQDIVFYCRSGSRSRAAATLAGELELSSKNLYSLEGGILAWQDRVVPDMPKIQLLDKSRPLTELLFTSMDLEKGAYRFYRHILRKFSSESFSEAIQHLANAETAHARVIYNILAQAGKEMQPFEELFASLDGEILEGGATLAEVLNTLEAVAEDQCLRLLEMALDIEYSAFDLYRTVAEEVDNRETRAAFLKIAQAEKEHMRSIARALAECPQPNPNAL
- a CDS encoding rod shape-determining protein, translating into FIRKVHNRRTLIRPRIIVCVPSGITQVEKRAVRESAESAGAREVFLIEEPMAAAIGAGLPITEPTSNMVVDIGGGTTEVAVISLAGIVYSKSVKVGGDKMDEAITHYIKNKYNLLIGERTAELIKTTIGNAFPNNEVEHMQIKGRDLTTGIPKITRIDSDEVRESISEQVKAIVDTVKIALEQTPPELAADVMDNGIVLTGGGALLKNMDKLLREQTGLPITITEDPLSTVVLGSGLALDNIDTLRDVMI
- a CDS encoding DUF4382 domain-containing protein, whose translation is MAVRVTDAAPLLPQASEQLFVAFEGVKVLEEGGQWRLLPMIESPYVVDMLELNTGRAATMVPAGDLAAGSYTHLRILLSQASIVVNGVAHQVEIPPGEREQILEYYFELQPAETLDLTVDLVLSESLQVVHRVGHAVYELQPVFHVNQTEKAAIIRGEVSSFTFDELGCSEITASVIADTDRSGSLSAADEEYTRVVISEHEARFSIFWLAPLEGYTVRLLDCSGREVAFEEFVYPADLQEGDVFELNKGVPI